In one bacterium BMS3Abin11 genomic region, the following are encoded:
- the guaA gene encoding GMP synthase [glutamine-hydrolyzing] has translation MSNNIHSDRILILDFGSQYTQLIARRVREAGVYCEIFPYDVDEIHIKEFAAKGYILSGGPESVIEGDTPKISQLVFDSCMPVLGICYGMQTMAAQLGGEVESSSHHEYGYAQIRARGHSQLLKDIEDHTSEEGYGLLDVWMSHGDRVSRLPPGFSVIATTDSAPLAGMADESRHYYGVQFHPEVTHTQQGSRILARFVHDICGCEALWNPANIVQDSIENIRRQVGDDEVLLGLSGGVDSSVVAALLHKAIGDRLTCVFVDNGLLRLNEGDQVIATFAEHMGVRVIRVDAEERFLSGLAGEADPEKKRKIIGHTFIEVFDEEASKLRNVKWLAQGTIYPDVIESAGSKTGKAKVIKSHHNVGGLPDDMNLELLEPLRELFKDEVRKLGVELGLPTEMVFRHPFPGPGLGVRILGEVKKEFAELLRRADYIFIEELYNHDLYDKVSQAFTVFLPVKSVGVVGDNRRYQYVVALRAVETIDFMTARWAHLPYDFLDLVSRRIINEIDGIARVSYDISDKPPATIEWE, from the coding sequence ATGAGTAACAATATCCATTCCGACAGGATTCTTATTCTCGATTTTGGTTCTCAATATACGCAGTTAATTGCCAGGCGAGTCAGGGAGGCAGGTGTTTATTGCGAAATTTTTCCCTACGATGTTGATGAGATTCATATAAAAGAGTTTGCCGCTAAGGGATATATTTTGTCTGGTGGGCCGGAGAGTGTTATTGAAGGCGATACACCTAAGATCAGTCAACTGGTATTTGATTCCTGCATGCCAGTACTGGGTATTTGCTATGGCATGCAGACCATGGCGGCTCAACTGGGTGGAGAAGTGGAAAGCTCATCTCATCATGAATATGGCTATGCCCAGATACGGGCGCGTGGTCACTCTCAGCTACTCAAAGATATTGAAGATCATACTTCGGAAGAAGGCTATGGTTTGCTGGATGTCTGGATGAGTCATGGTGATCGGGTTTCCAGACTACCCCCAGGGTTTTCAGTCATTGCTACTACGGATAGTGCTCCGCTGGCAGGGATGGCAGATGAATCACGTCATTACTATGGTGTGCAATTCCATCCTGAAGTGACTCATACTCAACAGGGTAGTCGTATACTTGCCCGTTTTGTGCACGATATCTGTGGCTGCGAGGCATTATGGAACCCGGCGAATATTGTACAGGACAGCATCGAAAACATACGTCGCCAGGTTGGTGATGATGAAGTTCTGCTTGGTCTTTCTGGTGGTGTTGATTCCTCAGTAGTTGCCGCCCTATTACACAAGGCTATAGGCGACAGGCTGACCTGCGTTTTTGTCGATAACGGACTACTACGCCTAAATGAAGGTGATCAGGTGATAGCCACTTTTGCCGAGCATATGGGTGTGCGGGTGATTCGTGTTGATGCCGAGGAGCGGTTTCTGAGTGGCCTGGCAGGTGAAGCCGACCCGGAAAAAAAGCGAAAAATCATCGGTCACACCTTTATTGAGGTGTTTGATGAAGAAGCCAGTAAGTTAAGGAATGTTAAGTGGCTTGCCCAGGGGACAATCTACCCCGATGTTATTGAGTCTGCAGGTTCAAAAACGGGAAAGGCCAAAGTAATCAAGTCACATCATAATGTCGGCGGCCTGCCGGATGATATGAACCTTGAATTGCTCGAACCACTAAGAGAGCTGTTCAAGGACGAAGTACGTAAACTGGGTGTCGAGCTGGGTTTGCCCACCGAGATGGTCTTTCGGCATCCATTCCCCGGTCCCGGACTGGGTGTGCGTATACTCGGAGAAGTAAAAAAGGAATTTGCAGAACTTCTGCGCCGGGCAGACTATATATTTATCGAAGAACTTTATAACCATGACCTCTATGACAAGGTATCACAGGCATTCACGGTCTTTTTACCAGTCAAATCTGTAGGCGTAGTCGGTGATAACCGTCGATATCAGTATGTTGTTGCTCTCAGAGCTGTAGAAACCATCGATTTCATGACAGCACGTTGGGCACATCTGCCTTACGATTTTCTTGATCTGGTGTCCCGTCGAATTATTAACGAAATCGATGGTATCGCCCGTGTTAGTTATGACATTTCAGATAAACCTCCTGCCACTATTGAATGGGAGTGA
- the guaB gene encoding inosine-5'-monophosphate dehydrogenase has translation MNIPLFLINSQNFFNNPVWQVYPYTVNLYNLAMQNLEQALTFDDVLLLPARSDILPRDTNLKTRLSRNIELNIPLVSAAMDTVTESRLAIAIAQEGGIGIIHKNMNAELQAKEVLKVKKYESGVITDPYTVDPTTSIRDVMKLTKEIGISGVPVVDGTNLVGIVTARDLRFETHLDDPVSSMMTQKDKLVTVKEGASKEKIISLLHKHRIEKILVVNDSFQLRGMVTVKDIQKATDKPLACKDDQGRLRTGAAVGTGADTEERVAALAEAGVDILVVDTAHGHSKGVLEKVAWVKENYPHIDVIGGNIATAAAALDLVAAGADCVKVGIGPGSICTTRIVAGVGVPQISAVSNVANALKESGVPLIADGGIRYSGDMAKAIAAGAHCIMVGSMLAGTEEAPGEIELYQGRSYKSYRGMGSLGAMQQGSSDRYFQENTANVDKFVPEGIEGRVPFKGAMMGIVHQMLGGLRSSMGYTGCKTIEEMREKPEFVRITGAGVAESHVHDVTITKEAPNYRS, from the coding sequence GTGAATATTCCTTTATTCCTGATTAATTCTCAGAATTTCTTCAATAACCCTGTCTGGCAGGTTTACCCGTATACAGTCAATCTATATAATCTTGCAATGCAAAACCTAGAACAAGCTCTTACCTTTGACGATGTCCTGCTGCTGCCAGCACGCAGCGATATCCTGCCTCGTGATACCAATCTGAAAACACGGCTTTCACGTAATATAGAACTCAATATACCTCTGGTTTCCGCCGCTATGGATACGGTAACCGAATCGCGCCTGGCAATTGCTATCGCTCAGGAAGGTGGAATTGGGATTATCCACAAGAACATGAATGCTGAATTGCAGGCAAAAGAGGTTCTCAAAGTTAAGAAATACGAAAGCGGCGTTATTACTGATCCTTATACAGTGGATCCTACTACAAGCATTCGAGATGTGATGAAGTTGACCAAGGAAATCGGAATCTCCGGTGTGCCTGTGGTGGATGGAACTAATCTTGTTGGAATCGTTACAGCCAGAGACCTTCGATTCGAAACGCATCTGGATGATCCGGTATCCAGCATGATGACACAAAAAGATAAGCTGGTTACGGTTAAAGAGGGTGCCAGTAAAGAGAAAATTATATCCCTGTTGCATAAGCATCGCATTGAGAAAATTCTGGTGGTAAATGACAGTTTCCAGCTGCGCGGCATGGTTACGGTTAAAGATATACAGAAAGCTACAGATAAACCACTGGCCTGTAAGGATGATCAGGGGCGTTTGCGTACCGGTGCTGCTGTCGGTACGGGCGCTGATACTGAAGAACGCGTTGCTGCACTGGCAGAGGCCGGGGTAGATATACTTGTTGTAGATACAGCTCATGGTCATTCGAAAGGCGTGCTGGAAAAAGTAGCCTGGGTGAAAGAGAACTACCCACATATTGATGTAATAGGTGGAAATATTGCGACAGCGGCTGCTGCTCTTGACCTGGTGGCTGCTGGTGCAGATTGTGTAAAGGTTGGCATTGGTCCTGGATCAATCTGTACAACCCGCATCGTAGCTGGCGTCGGTGTGCCGCAGATTAGTGCGGTGAGTAACGTGGCAAATGCACTTAAAGAGTCGGGTGTGCCGCTGATCGCAGACGGTGGAATTCGCTATTCAGGTGATATGGCAAAAGCCATTGCGGCAGGTGCTCACTGCATCATGGTGGGTAGCATGCTCGCCGGTACGGAAGAAGCTCCGGGTGAAATTGAACTGTATCAGGGTCGATCCTACAAATCATATCGTGGAATGGGTTCGCTGGGTGCTATGCAACAGGGTTCCAGTGATCGTTATTTCCAGGAAAACACAGCAAACGTCGACAAATTTGTGCCGGAAGGCATTGAGGGTCGAGTTCCTTTTAAGGGAGCTATGATGGGCATTGTGCATCAAATGCTGGGTGGTTTACGCTCCAGCATGGGTTATACCGGCTGTAAAACAATAGAAGAAATGCGAGAAAAACCTGAATTTGTTCGCATAACGGGTGCAGGTGTGGCTGAAAGCCATGTGCATGACGTCACCATTACCAAAGAAGCACCCAACTACCGTTCCTGA
- the xseA gene encoding exodeoxyribonuclease 7 large subunit, producing the protein MHTGKTIYTVSLLTKEVKRLLEASYTNIQVEGEISGLTRPASGHQYFNLKDENAQLRCVFFKNSARLSPVNLANGMHVILSARVSLYEQRGDFQLIVQAAVDAGEGLLRKKFEQLKARLGAEGLFELTTKNTLPSLPNRVGIITSATGAAIHDIISVFKRRYPAIQLLIYPSMVQGELAAESLVTAINTANTRRECDVLILARGGGSLEDLWPFNEEIVARAIYHCKIPLVSAVGHESDFTISDLVADIRTATPTAAAEMLSPDLEQLSKVYTSLHTRLTNALNRHHEAANQQFDHLHLRLNVFKQQTDRAGYRYSILSKRFSRLSAPLIKERQHQLIALATRIHRPDSSLGQYSQHRLNLELRLDRAIKSHISSSLFSYISQNKRLSHHLPENIVQHKSIYHGAVSKRLWAKIPELLQHRRSQLESKVFALQALSPLQTLARGFATLQILGEQKIVSSVNQVKVGDELQANLQDGYIHCKINKVQRAIYD; encoded by the coding sequence ATGCATACTGGCAAGACTATCTATACGGTTTCACTGCTGACAAAAGAAGTTAAAAGGCTGCTGGAAGCCAGCTATACTAATATTCAGGTAGAAGGAGAAATATCCGGACTCACCCGACCTGCATCCGGTCACCAGTACTTCAATTTAAAAGATGAGAATGCACAGTTGCGGTGTGTATTTTTCAAAAATAGTGCACGTCTTTCACCTGTTAATCTGGCAAATGGCATGCATGTGATACTCTCGGCCAGAGTGAGCCTTTATGAACAACGCGGTGATTTTCAGCTCATCGTACAGGCCGCAGTTGATGCGGGAGAAGGCCTGCTCAGAAAAAAATTCGAACAATTAAAGGCACGACTTGGCGCAGAAGGATTGTTCGAACTTACAACAAAAAATACTTTGCCGTCCTTACCAAATCGAGTAGGTATCATTACCTCAGCGACTGGCGCAGCAATCCATGACATTATCTCGGTCTTTAAACGACGCTACCCGGCAATACAATTATTGATTTACCCATCCATGGTACAGGGTGAGCTCGCCGCCGAATCTCTGGTGACAGCAATCAACACTGCCAATACTCGCAGAGAGTGTGATGTACTTATTCTTGCTCGTGGAGGTGGGTCCCTGGAAGATCTGTGGCCATTTAATGAAGAAATTGTTGCCAGGGCTATCTACCACTGCAAAATACCGCTGGTTTCTGCAGTCGGCCATGAATCAGATTTCACTATTAGTGATCTTGTTGCAGATATTCGCACTGCCACCCCAACAGCCGCAGCGGAAATGTTATCGCCTGACCTGGAACAATTATCAAAGGTCTATACTAGTCTGCATACAAGACTAACAAATGCATTAAACCGTCACCACGAGGCCGCAAACCAGCAATTTGACCACTTACACTTACGACTAAATGTATTCAAGCAGCAAACCGATCGTGCCGGATACCGCTACAGCATTTTATCAAAGAGATTTTCCAGGCTTTCTGCTCCACTAATAAAAGAACGACAGCATCAACTTATCGCATTGGCTACTCGCATTCATCGACCAGACAGTTCGCTGGGGCAATATTCTCAGCACCGTCTTAATCTTGAACTGCGGCTGGATAGAGCAATAAAAAGCCATATTTCATCTTCATTGTTCTCTTATATTAGTCAGAACAAACGACTATCACATCACCTCCCGGAAAATATTGTGCAACATAAATCTATCTACCATGGTGCTGTCAGTAAGCGCTTATGGGCTAAAATACCAGAGTTGTTGCAGCATAGGCGCAGTCAATTGGAGAGCAAAGTATTTGCATTACAGGCACTAAGCCCATTGCAAACCCTTGCGCGAGGCTTTGCTACATTACAAATACTCGGAGAACAAAAAATTGTGAGTTCAGTAAATCAGGTGAAAGTGGGTGATGAACTGCAGGCAAATCTACAGGATGGCTATATACACTGTAAAATTAATAAGGTTCAAAGAGCTATCTATGACTAA